GACAGTGCGGCCAGCGCCGACGACACCGCGTGCGAGGTGCTCAGGTCCAGCCGCGCGCTGGTTCCACGGGCCTTGTGGCGCACCTCCGCGGCGGCCAGGGTGAGCAGTTGCGGGAGCAGGTCGGTGCACCGCCTGGCCACCCAGGCCGTCCCGGCGGTGGCCAGCCACCACAGGCTCGCCGACCGGGTGGGCGCGGGGAACTCGGGCTCGGCCGAGGGCGGGGTGCCGGTCGCGAGGCCCGCCTCGGCAAGCAGGGCGTGGAAGCGCAGGGCGAGCTGCCGGTGCCCGCGCTCACCCGGGTGCAGCCGGTCCGCGCTCCACATCGCACGGTCGGCGATCCAGTCCCCTTCCGCGGCATGCAGATGCACGGCCCCGTACCGCTCGGACAGCGCGTGCACGACCGTGTTCACGGCCCGCTGGCGCCGGGCCAGCGGGCGTGCCAGCGCACCGGGTAGTCCGAGCATCGATCCGGGGTCGGGCAGACAGGCCGTCAGCAACACCGCGTCCCGCTCCCGGAAAGCCGCGTACACCTTGTCGAGCCGGGCGGCGACGGCGTGGATGTCGAAGGTGCAGCGCAGGGTGTCATTGACGCCGATGACGACGGAGACGACGTCCGGGCACAGGGCGAGCGCCGCCGGGGTCTGCCGTTCCAGGAGGTCGCGGGTCTGGGCGCCGCTGA
The Streptomyces sp. CGMCC 4.7035 DNA segment above includes these coding regions:
- a CDS encoding SGNH/GDSL hydrolase family protein; protein product: MRPPRFLALGDSLTEGVGDPVGDAWRGWAALLAAGLAPANAPAEFTNLALSGAQTRDLLERQTPAALALCPDVVSVVIGVNDTLRCTFDIHAVAARLDKVYAAFRERDAVLLTACLPDPGSMLGLPGALARPLARRQRAVNTVVHALSERYGAVHLHAAEGDWIADRAMWSADRLHPGERGHRQLALRFHALLAEAGLATGTPPSAEPEFPAPTRSASLWWLATAGTAWVARRCTDLLPQLLTLAAAEVRHKARGTSARLDLSTSHAVSSALAALSTGDQPEAA